A window from Solanum stenotomum isolate F172 chromosome 7, ASM1918654v1, whole genome shotgun sequence encodes these proteins:
- the LOC125870100 gene encoding putative F-box/LRR-repeat protein At5g02700 — MADLLPECLIHKILSYLSLTEATRLSILSKTWLQACSTLPNLEFTVKYRNNLKIVDNIMERYRDEKIPIEKFELSDFSYLRLVFPMFDKWLDIALQNRVQHIVFGVPSYTSYPLPIFKIFASKSLRELVLRGSNLKHVSLSSGVVKCNSLRKLTLSDVVLDENMLQTLLNSCPFIFNFIFDNCYGLKKIELLNNLQKIKLVLIWKAGNQLVKIQAPTLEHLSYVTQPETSPKLDIVDAPNLVSLVYEGNLVPTIFVDDKLPWSCHPRRLLLESNGTTIAYVMDRLMYMKSSSQLKELKLYRFDWGEVRWQFVELGRGKEILLFVKKGLVVRYETFEQLNCIDAYASAIDNMKLEVNFTRLVVFALNQSI; from the exons ATGGCTGATCTATTGCCTGAATGTCTCATTCATAAAATACTTTCTTACCTTAGTTTAACAGAAGCAACTCGGTTGAGTATTCTCTCGAAAACATGGTTGCAAGCATGTTCGACTCTTCCCAACTTGGAATTCACAGTTAAGTATCGCAACAATTTGAAAATAGTGGATAATATCATGGAGAGATATCGGGATGAAAAAATCCCTAttgaaaagtttgaattatCAGACTTTAGTTATTTGCGTTTAGTTTTCCCTATGTTTGATAAATGGCTTGACATTGCACTTCAGAACCGTGTACAACATATTGTCTTCGGTGTTCCTAGCTATACGTCGTACCCCTTGCCTATTTTCAAAATCTTTGCATCAAAATCTTTAAGAGAATTGGTTCTAAGGGGTAGTAATTTAAAGCATGTTTCATTATCTAGTGGTGTGGTGAAGTGCAATTCGTTGAGAAAGCTTACTCTATCTGATGTAGTTTTAGATGAAAACATGCTTCAGACTCTACTTAATAGTTGTCcgtttattttcaatttcatctttGATAATTGTTACGGGTTGAAAAAGATTGAGCTACTGAATAATCTTCAAAAGATCAAGTTGGTTTTAATTTGGAAAGCTGGAAACCAGCTCGTTAAAATTCAAGCACCAACTCTTGAACACTTGTCTTATGTTACTCAACCGGAAACTTCTCCTAAGTTGGATATTGTTGATGCTCCAAATTTGGTGTCACTTGTGTATGAGGGAAATCTAGTGCCCACGATTTTCGTGGATGATAAATTGCCATGGAGTTGTCATCCTAGGAGACTCCTCCTCGAGTCAAATGGTACAACGATTGCATATGTCATGGACCGTTTAATGTACATGAAGAGTTCGAGTCAATTAAAAGAACTAAAACTCTATAGATTTGATTGGGGAGAAGTGAGATGGCAATTTGTGGAACTCGGAAGGGGAAAGGAG ATCCTCTTGTTTGTCAAAAAGGGACTAGTTGTTCGGTATGAAACCTTTGAACAACTTAACTGCATTGATGCTTATGCATCTGCTATTGATAACATGAAACTCGAGGTCAATTTTACCAGACTTGTGGTTTTTGCATTGAATCAGTCTATATGA
- the LOC125870669 gene encoding geraniol 8-hydroxylase-like, which produces MMSIDMYYIGIICGLLLLAWTLIHGRNKKKLPPGPIPLPLIGNLHNIFGAPPHKSMERLANKYGPIISLKLGRLPTIVISSSAVAKEAVKKHDSAFSSKTPKDAVEAHNHHKFSIVWLPVDSSRRKSLRTILNSCIFSANKLDANQNIRSTKMSELIAYCHRCSQTGDAVDFGIAASDIAINVLSNTIFSADLVDLCEKSEKKFKDVIRSITFQIGKFNMVDYFPVLKWIDPQGINGNTCAGFTKLFRIFGDFIDERLEQRKKNQKIKDVLDILLNMSEENDGNGNGNIAMDRNQIEHLCLDLFIAGTDSSSATLEWAMLELMKNPHAMKKAKAELARVVGKKEAIKEADLVRLPYLHCILKETLRIHPPVPLLSRKAEQEFELCGYFVPKDSQVIINIWSIGRDPTIWEDPLVFKPERFWGSNVMDIRGQDDFKLVPFGVGRRMCPAISLAMRTVPIMLGSLLNSFDWVVEGGDYLDVEEKSGLIVGKLRPLRLVPISL; this is translated from the exons ATGATGTCAATTGATATGTATTACATAGGCATTATATGTGGATTATTATTACTTGCATGGACTTTGATCCATGGTCGTAATAAGAAGAAACTTCCACCAGGACCAATCCCTCTACCTTTAATCGGAAATCTCCACAACATATTCGGTGCTCCGCCCCATAAGTCGATGGAACGGCTTGCTAACAAATACGGCCCAATAATAAGTCTCAAATTGGGCCGATTACCCACCATCGTTATATCTTCATCAGCCGTGGCTAAAGAAGCCGTCAAAAAACACGATTCCGCCTTTTCAAGTAAAACACCCAAAGATGCAGTCGAAGCTCATAACCACCATAAATTCTCCATCGTATGGCTACCGGTCGACAGCAGTCGCCGGAAAAGTCTCCGGACAATATTGAATTCGTGTATCTTCTCTGCAAACAAGCTCGACGCGAACCAGAATATCCGATCCACGAAGATGTCAGAGCTTATTGCTTACTGTCATCGGTGCAGCCAAACTGGTGATGCCGTGGATTTTGGTATAGCTGCTTCTGATATCGCGATTAATGTTTTATCGAATACAATTTTTTCCGCGGATTTAGTGGATTTGTGTGAGAAATCGGAGAAGAAATTTAAGGATGTGATCCGGAGTATTACGTTCCAGATCGGAAAGTTTAACATGGTGGATTACTTCCCTGTGCTGAAATGGATCGATCCTCAAGGGATTAATGGAAACACTTGCGCTGGTTTTACTAAACTGTTTCGGATTTTTGGGGATTTTATTGATGAAAGGTTGGAGCAAAGGAAAAAGAACCAGAAAATCAAAGACGTTTTGGATATTTTGCTAAATATGAGTGAAGAAAACGATGGCAATGGCAATGGCAATATTGCTATGGATAGAAATCAAATCGAACACCTCTGTCTG GATCTTTTCATTGCAGGAACTGATTCGAGTTCCGCTACATTAGAATGGGCAATGCTAGAGCTGATGAAAAATCCACACGCAATGAAAAAGGCTAAAGCGGAACTCGCACGAGTTGTTGGCAAAAAAGAGGCAATAAAGGAAGCCGATCTTGTTCGACTTCCTTATTTGCATTGCATTTTGAAAGAGACATTGCGGATCCACCCGCCTGTTCCTCTTTTGTCTCGCAAGGCCGAGCAAGAATTTGAACTTTGTGGCTACTTTGTCCCAAAGGATTCACAAGTGATAATAAATATATGGTCAATTGGTCGTGACCCTACTATTTGGGAGGATCCTTTGGTATTTAAACCTGAAAGGTTTTGGGGTTCTAATGTTATGGATATTCGTGGTCAAGATGATTTTAAGCTTGTTCCTTTTGGTGTTGGTCGTAGAATGTGTCCTGCCATATCTTTGGCTATGAGGACCGTTCCCATAATGTTGGGTTCGTTGTTGAATTCATTTGATTGGGTTGTTGAAGGCGGCGATTATTTAGATGTGGAGGAGAAAAGTGGTCTTATAGTAGGCAAATTACGTCCTCTACGACTTGTCCCGATTTCACTATAG